From Streptomyces sp. CMB-StM0423, a single genomic window includes:
- a CDS encoding histidine phosphatase family protein, with protein sequence MGDLLLVRHGQTEWSRDGRHTGRTDLPLTDVGEEQARALAPLLAGRRIATVLCSPLRRAVRTAELALPGRRGAVLEPRLQEWDYGGYEGLTTPEIQAERPGWDLWHDGVPAGGPGHPGETLASVGDRCDEVLAVADAARQETDGDVLLVAHGHVLRVLTARRLGQRPAAGALYRLETATLSALGTEHDRPVLLGWNIPARSAR encoded by the coding sequence ATGGGTGACCTGCTGCTCGTACGGCACGGCCAGACCGAGTGGAGCCGCGACGGCCGCCACACGGGCCGTACGGATCTGCCGCTGACCGACGTGGGCGAGGAGCAGGCCCGCGCGCTGGCCCCGCTGCTCGCCGGGCGGCGCATCGCCACGGTGCTGTGCAGCCCGCTGCGTCGTGCGGTGCGCACGGCCGAACTGGCGCTGCCCGGCCGCCGCGGCGCGGTGCTGGAGCCGCGGCTGCAGGAGTGGGACTACGGCGGCTACGAGGGCCTGACCACCCCGGAGATCCAGGCGGAGCGGCCCGGCTGGGACCTGTGGCACGACGGCGTACCCGCGGGCGGCCCCGGCCACCCCGGGGAGACCCTGGCGTCCGTCGGGGACCGCTGCGACGAGGTGCTGGCCGTCGCCGACGCGGCGCGGCAGGAGACGGACGGCGACGTGCTGCTCGTCGCCCACGGGCACGTCCTGCGCGTCCTCACCGCCCGCCGGCTGGGCCAGCGCCCGGCCGCGGGCGCGCTGTACCGGCTGGAGACCGCCACGCTGTCGGCCCTCGGTACGGAACACGACAGACCCGTACTTCTCGGCTGGAACATCCCGGCGCGCAGCGCTCGATGA
- a CDS encoding DUF3558 family protein — MHRSTTRIPRALAAAAVPVILVTAGCSSGDDGGDSGKPSSAAPSAESSEPQIEPAKFAKLPDPCGALAKDSIKDLVPGAKSTAGKAGKSADTSQRSSCSWDGLDGYQWRWLDVSYQRYDSDPAVGSGADRAAEYYGKQVKGAEAVEGAKGMKTSAPSGLGQKAAGFTYETTEDKQDYRKQTVVSLQENVVVTVNYHGAGFQGSDQPKSADLLKDAEKATKEALAAVK, encoded by the coding sequence ATGCACCGCTCCACGACCCGCATCCCCCGAGCCCTGGCCGCCGCGGCCGTGCCCGTGATACTCGTCACCGCCGGCTGCTCCTCCGGCGACGACGGCGGCGACAGCGGCAAGCCGAGCAGCGCCGCGCCGTCCGCGGAGAGCAGCGAGCCGCAGATCGAGCCGGCGAAGTTCGCCAAGCTGCCCGACCCCTGCGGCGCGCTCGCGAAGGACAGCATCAAGGACCTGGTGCCGGGGGCGAAGAGCACCGCCGGCAAGGCGGGCAAGTCCGCCGACACCTCCCAGCGCAGCAGTTGCTCCTGGGACGGCCTCGACGGCTACCAGTGGCGCTGGCTCGACGTCTCCTACCAGCGCTACGACTCCGACCCGGCCGTCGGCAGCGGCGCCGACCGCGCCGCCGAGTACTACGGCAAGCAGGTCAAGGGCGCCGAGGCGGTCGAGGGCGCCAAGGGCATGAAGACCTCCGCGCCGTCGGGCCTGGGGCAGAAGGCCGCGGGGTTCACGTACGAGACGACGGAGGACAAGCAGGACTACCGGAAGCAGACGGTCGTCTCGCTGCAGGAAAACGTCGTCGTCACCGTGAACTACCACGGCGCCGGTTTCCAGGGCTCGGATCAGCCCAAGTCCGCCGACCTGCTGAAGGACGCCGAGAAGGCGACCAAGGAGGCCCTGGCCGCGGTCAAGTGA
- a CDS encoding DUF2637 domain-containing protein: MNRTHRILITVVVLGAAVIAAIGFAGSYAAVRDLAEKKGFGDFAVFFPIGIDAGIVVLLALDLLLTWIRIPFPLLRQAAWLLTAATIAFNGAAAWPDPLGVGMHAIIPVLFVVAVEAARHAIGRIADITADKYMEGVRVSRWLLAFPSTFRLWRRMKLWELRSYEEVIRLEQDRMVYRARLRARYGRAWRRKAPVEAVMPLKLARYGVPLAETAQAGLAAAGIDAPLRPAGSVARTAHALEPAQDVQTTQTAQDAQTAQTAQAVLPVQTAQPAQVAYQPAAAAPQAEPAPPAAVTAPAPAPVPEPEPEPLPAPEPVATIPGPAPRRDLRAPAGVNGHQRAAAQRPAAVDPPPREPEPEPEPAPEPVAPPAPADDSAEVVGLPDGVPYDDALFGFYRQFVVDEGRFPSARVFARYLRDVHGVHYTDGRTLDERYLRTYTHELKARYNQGMGTA; this comes from the coding sequence ATGAACCGGACGCACCGCATACTCATCACCGTCGTCGTCCTCGGCGCGGCGGTGATCGCGGCGATCGGCTTCGCCGGGTCCTACGCGGCCGTGCGCGACCTCGCCGAGAAGAAGGGCTTCGGCGACTTCGCGGTCTTCTTCCCCATCGGCATCGATGCGGGCATCGTGGTGCTGCTGGCCCTCGACCTGCTGCTGACCTGGATCCGCATCCCGTTCCCGCTGCTGCGGCAGGCGGCGTGGCTGCTGACGGCGGCGACGATCGCGTTCAACGGTGCGGCGGCGTGGCCCGACCCGCTGGGCGTCGGGATGCACGCGATCATCCCGGTGCTGTTCGTGGTGGCGGTGGAGGCCGCGCGGCACGCGATCGGCCGGATCGCGGACATCACGGCCGACAAGTACATGGAGGGCGTGCGCGTCTCGCGCTGGCTGCTGGCCTTCCCCTCCACGTTCCGGCTCTGGCGGCGGATGAAGCTGTGGGAGCTGCGCTCGTACGAGGAGGTCATCCGTCTCGAACAGGACCGTATGGTCTACCGCGCCCGGCTGCGCGCCCGCTACGGCCGGGCGTGGCGGCGGAAGGCGCCGGTGGAGGCGGTCATGCCGCTGAAGCTGGCACGGTACGGAGTGCCGCTGGCGGAGACGGCGCAGGCGGGGCTGGCGGCGGCGGGCATCGACGCGCCGCTGCGGCCGGCCGGATCGGTCGCGCGGACGGCGCACGCCCTGGAGCCCGCACAGGACGTACAAACCACGCAAACTGCACAGGACGCACAAACTGCACAGACCGCACAAGCTGTGCTGCCTGTACAGACCGCACAGCCCGCCCAGGTCGCGTACCAGCCCGCGGCCGCCGCCCCGCAGGCCGAGCCGGCGCCGCCCGCCGCCGTCACCGCTCCCGCTCCCGCTCCCGTACCGGAACCCGAGCCGGAGCCCCTGCCCGCCCCCGAGCCCGTCGCGACGATCCCGGGGCCCGCGCCGCGCCGCGATCTGCGCGCCCCCGCCGGGGTCAACGGCCACCAGCGGGCCGCGGCGCAGCGGCCGGCCGCCGTCGACCCGCCGCCCCGGGAACCCGAGCCCGAACCCGAACCGGCGCCCGAGCCCGTCGCGCCGCCCGCTCCCGCCGACGACAGCGCCGAGGTCGTCGGGCTGCCGGACGGCGTGCCGTACGACGACGCGCTCTTCGGCTTCTACCGCCAGTTCGTGGTGGACGAGGGCCGCTTCCCCTCCGCGCGCGTGTTCGCCCGCTACCTGCGCGACGTCCACGGCGTCCACTACACCGACGGCCGCACGCTCGACGAGCGCTACCTGCGCACGTACACCCACGAACTGAAGGCGCGCTACAACCAGGGCATGGGCACCGCCTGA
- the lysS gene encoding lysine--tRNA ligase: protein MGATAEAADWVSRFADEVIAEAERRAPGKPVVCASGLSPSGPIHLGNLREVMTPHLVADEIRRRGVPCEHLISWDDYDRFRKVPAGVEGVDESWAEHIGKPLTSVPAPAGSPYPSWAAHFKAAMEGALAEMGVTYRGISQTEMYTAGAYREQILFAMRHRAEIDAVLAEFRTKPKQQKKQQQKPVDEAELAAAEGSGAADEDDGLTAGGAYYPYKPYCGVCGRDLTTVTAYDDETTELTYTCACGHGETVRLAEFDRGKLVWKVDWPMRWAYEGVVFEPSGVDHHSPGSSWNVGGKLVGIFGWERPIGPMYAFVGISGMAKMSSSKGGVPTPAEALEIMEPMLLRWLYARRRPNQSFKVAFDQEIQRTYDEWDALVRKVGAGSAQPGDVAAYERASGTAAGPLPATPRPLPYRMLASVTDVTAGDDEQTLRILAEVDPEHPLTSLAEARPRLDKAERWITTQVPADQRTQVRKDADAELLASLGEDERELLRLLLAGLDEHWSLDGLTTLLYGVPKLRAGLPADAKPTPELKAEQRAFFALLYRLLVGRDTGPRLPTLLLAVGQERVRELLGG from the coding sequence GTGGGTGCCACCGCCGAGGCCGCCGACTGGGTCTCCCGTTTCGCCGACGAGGTCATCGCCGAGGCGGAGCGTCGCGCCCCCGGCAAACCGGTGGTCTGTGCCTCCGGCCTGTCCCCTTCAGGACCGATCCACCTGGGCAACCTGCGCGAGGTGATGACGCCGCACCTGGTGGCCGACGAGATCCGCCGCCGCGGCGTCCCCTGCGAGCACCTGATCTCCTGGGACGACTACGACCGTTTCCGCAAGGTGCCCGCCGGCGTCGAGGGCGTCGACGAGTCCTGGGCGGAGCACATCGGCAAGCCGCTGACCTCCGTGCCCGCGCCCGCGGGCAGCCCGTACCCGAGTTGGGCCGCGCACTTCAAGGCGGCCATGGAGGGCGCGCTCGCCGAGATGGGCGTGACGTACCGCGGCATCAGCCAGACGGAGATGTACACGGCGGGCGCGTACCGCGAGCAGATCCTCTTCGCGATGCGGCACCGTGCCGAGATCGACGCGGTCCTCGCCGAGTTCCGCACGAAGCCGAAGCAGCAGAAGAAGCAGCAGCAGAAGCCGGTGGACGAGGCGGAGCTGGCCGCGGCCGAGGGCTCCGGCGCCGCCGACGAGGACGACGGCCTGACGGCCGGCGGCGCGTACTACCCGTACAAGCCGTACTGCGGGGTCTGCGGGCGCGACCTGACGACGGTCACCGCGTACGACGACGAGACCACCGAGCTGACGTACACCTGCGCCTGCGGGCACGGCGAGACCGTGCGGCTCGCGGAGTTCGACCGCGGCAAGCTCGTCTGGAAGGTCGACTGGCCGATGCGCTGGGCGTACGAGGGCGTGGTCTTCGAGCCCTCCGGCGTCGACCACCACTCGCCCGGCTCGTCGTGGAACGTCGGCGGCAAGCTCGTCGGGATCTTCGGCTGGGAGCGGCCCATCGGCCCGATGTACGCGTTCGTCGGCATCAGCGGCATGGCGAAGATGTCGTCGTCGAAGGGCGGCGTGCCGACGCCCGCCGAGGCGCTGGAGATCATGGAGCCGATGCTGCTGCGCTGGCTGTACGCGCGGCGCCGGCCGAACCAGTCGTTCAAGGTCGCCTTCGACCAGGAGATCCAGCGGACGTACGACGAGTGGGACGCCCTCGTCCGCAAGGTCGGCGCGGGCTCGGCGCAGCCGGGCGACGTCGCGGCGTACGAGCGCGCCTCGGGCACCGCCGCCGGGCCGCTGCCGGCGACGCCGCGCCCGCTGCCGTACCGCATGCTCGCCTCCGTGACCGACGTGACCGCGGGCGACGACGAGCAGACGCTGCGGATCCTCGCCGAGGTCGACCCGGAGCACCCGCTGACGTCGCTGGCCGAGGCGCGGCCGCGGCTGGACAAGGCGGAGCGCTGGATCACCACGCAGGTCCCGGCCGACCAGCGCACCCAGGTACGCAAGGACGCGGACGCGGAGCTGCTGGCGTCGCTCGGCGAGGACGAGAGGGAGCTGCTGCGGCTGCTGCTCGCCGGTCTTGACGAGCACTGGTCGCTGGACGGGCTGACGACGCTGCTGTACGGGGTGCCGAAGCTGCGCGCCGGGCTGCCCGCGGATGCGAAGCCGACGCCGGAGCTGAAGGCGGAGCAGCGGGCGTTCTTCGCGCTGCTGTACCGGCTGCTGGTGGGCCGCGACACCGGGCCGCGGCTGCCGACGCTGCTGCTGGCGGTCGGGCAGGAGCGGGTGCGGGAGCTGCTGGGCGGCTGA
- the argS gene encoding arginine--tRNA ligase, with protein sequence MASVPSLATQVRQRVADALAAALPQEAAADPLLRRSDRADFQANGMLALAKRLKTSPRELAAQVAGQVDAGDVLADVEVSGPGFLNIAVTDAAITSTLAARAADDRLGVPYADAPGTTVIDYAQPNVAKEMHVGHLRSAVIGDSLVRVLEFTGETVVRRHHIGDWGTQFGMLIQYLDEHPHELDRGGADGADGAAVSGEEAASNLNRLYKAARAVFDADDAFKERARRRVVALQSGDPETRALWQRFVDESKLYFFSVFDKLDMEVRDADIVGESGYNDMLDETCELLADAGVAVDSEGALCVFFDDIKGQDGQPVPLIVRKSDGGYGYAATDLSAIRDRVFNIKAQTLLYVVDHRQSLHFRMVFETARRMGWLDGGVTATQLAFGTVLGKDGKPFKTRAGTTVRLEDLLDEAVDRASSVVREKADKAVPPLTEAEIAERGAQVGIGAVKYADLSTSAARDYKFDLDQMVSLHGDTSVYLQYAYARIRSILRRAGDTARPAAHPELALEPAERALGLHVDGFAAVVAEAAEEYAPHKIAAYLYQLASHFTTFYEHCPVLKADTPAQVENRLFLGDLTAQTLHTGMALLGIRTPERL encoded by the coding sequence ATGGCCTCAGTCCCGTCCCTCGCCACCCAGGTCCGGCAGCGCGTCGCGGACGCCCTTGCGGCAGCACTGCCGCAGGAGGCGGCCGCGGACCCCCTGCTGCGACGCAGCGACCGGGCGGACTTCCAGGCCAACGGCATGCTGGCGCTGGCCAAGCGGCTGAAGACCAGCCCGCGGGAGCTGGCCGCCCAGGTCGCCGGGCAGGTCGACGCGGGCGACGTGCTCGCGGACGTCGAGGTCTCCGGGCCCGGCTTCCTCAACATCGCGGTGACGGACGCGGCGATCACGTCGACCCTCGCCGCGCGCGCCGCGGACGACCGCCTCGGCGTCCCGTACGCGGACGCCCCCGGCACGACCGTCATCGACTACGCCCAGCCGAACGTGGCGAAGGAGATGCACGTCGGGCACCTGCGGTCGGCGGTCATCGGCGACTCGCTCGTGCGGGTGCTGGAGTTCACCGGCGAGACGGTGGTCAGGCGGCACCACATCGGCGACTGGGGCACGCAGTTCGGCATGCTCATCCAGTACCTGGACGAGCACCCGCACGAGCTGGACCGCGGCGGCGCGGACGGCGCCGACGGCGCCGCCGTCTCCGGCGAAGAGGCCGCCTCCAACCTCAACAGGCTGTACAAGGCCGCCCGCGCCGTCTTCGACGCCGACGACGCCTTCAAGGAGCGGGCCAGGCGCCGGGTCGTCGCGCTGCAGTCGGGCGACCCGGAGACGCGGGCGCTGTGGCAGCGGTTCGTGGACGAGTCGAAGCTGTACTTCTTCTCGGTCTTCGACAAGCTCGACATGGAGGTCAGGGACGCCGACATCGTCGGCGAGTCCGGCTACAACGACATGCTGGACGAGACCTGCGAGCTGCTCGCGGACGCGGGCGTCGCGGTCGACTCCGAGGGCGCGCTGTGCGTCTTCTTCGACGACATCAAGGGCCAGGACGGCCAGCCGGTCCCGCTGATCGTCCGCAAGTCCGACGGCGGCTACGGGTACGCGGCCACCGACCTGTCCGCCATCCGCGACCGGGTGTTCAACATCAAGGCGCAGACGCTGCTCTACGTCGTGGACCACCGCCAGTCGCTGCACTTCCGGATGGTCTTCGAGACCGCCCGCCGGATGGGCTGGCTCGACGGCGGCGTGACGGCGACGCAGCTCGCGTTCGGCACGGTCCTGGGCAAGGACGGCAAGCCGTTCAAGACCCGGGCGGGCACGACCGTACGGCTGGAGGACCTGCTCGACGAGGCGGTCGACCGGGCGTCGTCGGTGGTCCGGGAGAAGGCCGACAAGGCGGTGCCGCCGCTGACGGAGGCGGAGATCGCGGAGCGCGGCGCGCAGGTGGGCATCGGCGCGGTCAAGTACGCCGACCTGTCCACGTCCGCGGCCCGGGACTACAAGTTCGACCTGGACCAGATGGTGTCCCTGCACGGCGACACCTCGGTCTACCTCCAGTACGCGTACGCCCGGATCCGCTCCATCCTCCGGCGCGCCGGCGACACCGCCCGCCCGGCGGCCCACCCGGAGCTGGCGCTCGAACCGGCGGAGCGGGCGCTGGGCCTGCACGTGGACGGCTTCGCGGCGGTGGTCGCGGAGGCGGCGGAGGAGTACGCGCCGCACAAGATCGCGGCGTACCTCTACCAACTCGCGTCGCACTTCACGACGTTCTACGAGCACTGCCCGGTCCTGAAGGCGGACACCCCCGCCCAGGTGGAGAACCGCCTGTTCCTCGGCGACCTGACGGCGCAGACCCTGCACACCGGCATGGCCCTGCTGGGCATCCGCACCCCGGAGCGCCTCTGA
- a CDS encoding alpha/beta fold hydrolase has translation MSDWQLTRTFPSSAGEVRWDRLGAAGGRPVVLLHGTPWSSYTWRAVARALARGREVYVWDMPGYGQSEKRAGQDVSLDAQGRIFVQLLDHWRLDEPLVVGHDFGGAVALRAHLLHGAAYRALALVDPVALAPWGSPFFRLVRDHAPVFEQLPAALHTALVREYITTTGGPGLHPAVLDALVAPWTDDAGRPAFYRQIAQADQRYTDEIQPRYGEIALPTLICWGTDDTWIPVAKARELHALVPHAALELFEGAGHLAQEDAPAELTAVLQTFLTEQS, from the coding sequence ATGAGCGACTGGCAGTTGACGCGGACCTTCCCCAGCTCGGCCGGGGAGGTCCGCTGGGACCGGCTCGGGGCTGCCGGCGGGCGGCCGGTGGTGTTGCTGCACGGGACGCCGTGGTCGTCGTACACCTGGCGGGCCGTCGCGCGGGCCCTGGCGCGGGGGCGCGAGGTGTACGTCTGGGACATGCCCGGGTACGGGCAGTCGGAGAAGCGCGCCGGGCAGGACGTCTCGCTCGACGCGCAGGGGCGGATCTTCGTCCAACTGCTGGATCATTGGCGGTTGGACGAGCCGCTGGTCGTCGGGCACGACTTCGGCGGCGCCGTCGCGCTGCGCGCGCACCTGCTGCACGGCGCCGCGTACCGCGCGCTGGCCCTCGTCGACCCCGTCGCGCTCGCCCCCTGGGGCTCGCCGTTCTTCCGTCTCGTCAGGGACCACGCGCCCGTCTTCGAGCAGCTTCCGGCGGCACTGCACACCGCGCTCGTCCGCGAGTACATCACCACCACCGGCGGCCCCGGCCTCCACCCGGCGGTCCTCGACGCCCTCGTCGCCCCCTGGACCGACGACGCCGGCCGCCCGGCGTTCTACCGCCAGATCGCCCAGGCCGACCAGCGCTACACCGACGAGATCCAGCCCCGCTACGGCGAGATCGCCCTGCCCACGCTCATCTGCTGGGGCACGGACGACACCTGGATCCCGGTCGCCAAGGCCCGCGAACTGCACGCCCTCGTCCCGCACGCCGCACTGGAGCTGTTCGAGGGCGCGGGCCACCTGGCCCAGGAAGACGCCCCGGCCGAACTGACCGCCGTCCTGCAGACGTTCCTCACCGAGCAGTCCTAG
- a CDS encoding DUF6924 domain-containing protein: protein MSYPELPRTASGEVLVICTYYDEGEPCWGELRDRTGDGAATVPDGGGPVRLRRVVDAGWDGLRGGNVPALLPRGGSAAPVAVLVDSAAVYGGEPLLVDLAAIPGRGVRVVADRLGEILGALLGGTLVFDDLVRAMDSQGTYQGDAGRPAFPAPTTPPPRAFPALPVTDGALLVRTSFEDDDGWRALLAELGGTDADGWVGADIDPDDIDVDNYPLTALVVDDPAYAGLPPGAVPALVPPGEHTVLVALADAGTFAGAGGRPVVAVDLDDAPGHIAVLPWRQAGSMVCNLEIANMDFFDYVAVEGVQPWWEEA from the coding sequence ATGTCCTACCCGGAGCTGCCCCGGACCGCGTCCGGCGAGGTGCTGGTGATCTGCACGTACTACGACGAGGGCGAGCCCTGCTGGGGCGAGCTGCGCGACCGGACCGGGGACGGCGCCGCGACCGTCCCGGACGGCGGCGGCCCGGTGCGGCTGCGCCGCGTCGTCGACGCCGGCTGGGACGGCCTGCGCGGCGGGAACGTGCCCGCGCTCCTCCCGCGCGGCGGATCCGCCGCGCCCGTCGCCGTCCTGGTGGACAGCGCCGCGGTCTACGGCGGCGAGCCGCTGCTGGTGGACCTGGCGGCGATACCGGGGCGCGGGGTCCGGGTCGTGGCGGACCGGCTCGGCGAGATCCTGGGGGCCCTGCTCGGCGGGACGCTCGTGTTCGACGATCTCGTCCGCGCGATGGACAGTCAGGGCACCTACCAGGGCGACGCCGGGCGTCCGGCCTTCCCCGCGCCGACGACCCCGCCGCCCCGGGCCTTCCCGGCCCTGCCCGTCACCGACGGCGCCCTGCTGGTCCGTACCTCCTTCGAGGACGACGACGGCTGGCGCGCCCTGCTGGCCGAGCTGGGCGGGACCGACGCGGACGGCTGGGTCGGCGCGGACATCGACCCGGACGACATCGACGTGGACAACTACCCGCTGACGGCGCTGGTCGTGGACGACCCGGCCTACGCGGGCCTGCCGCCCGGCGCGGTCCCGGCGCTCGTCCCGCCCGGGGAGCACACCGTGCTGGTCGCACTCGCCGACGCCGGCACCTTCGCCGGGGCGGGAGGACGGCCGGTGGTCGCCGTCGATCTCGACGACGCCCCGGGCCACATCGCGGTCCTGCCGTGGCGCCAAGCGGGCTCCATGGTCTGCAACCTGGAGATCGCCAACATGGACTTCTTCGACTACGTCGCCGTGGAGGGCGTGCAGCCGTGGTGGGAGGAGGCGTAG
- a CDS encoding helix-turn-helix domain-containing protein produces MADTDSTPDPGGELDTALTAVGPRLRELRRQREQTLAELATATGISVSTLSRLESGSRRPTLELLLPLARAHGVTLDELVGAPPTGDPRIHLRPVTRNGMTMLPLSRRAGGIQAFKLILPAGSGRREPDLRTHEGYEWMYVMNGRLRVVLGEHDLILEPGEAAEFDTRVPHWFGAADDEPVEFLSLFGGQGERAHLRARPKSAP; encoded by the coding sequence ATGGCTGACACCGACAGCACCCCAGACCCCGGCGGCGAGCTGGACACCGCGCTCACCGCCGTCGGCCCCCGCCTGCGCGAGCTGCGCCGCCAGCGCGAGCAGACGCTCGCCGAGCTGGCCACGGCCACCGGGATTTCGGTGAGCACGCTGTCGCGGCTGGAATCCGGCAGCCGCCGCCCCACGCTGGAGCTGCTGCTGCCGCTGGCCCGCGCCCACGGCGTCACGCTCGACGAGCTCGTCGGCGCCCCGCCCACCGGCGACCCCCGCATCCACCTGCGCCCGGTCACCCGCAACGGCATGACGATGCTGCCGCTGTCCCGCCGGGCCGGCGGCATCCAGGCGTTCAAGCTGATCCTGCCCGCGGGCAGCGGGCGCCGGGAGCCTGACCTGCGCACCCACGAGGGCTACGAGTGGATGTACGTGATGAACGGCCGGCTGCGCGTCGTGCTCGGCGAGCACGACCTGATCCTGGAACCCGGCGAGGCGGCCGAGTTCGACACCCGCGTACCGCACTGGTTCGGCGCGGCGGACGACGAACCCGTGGAGTTCCTCAGCCTCTTCGGCGGCCAGGGCGAACGCGCCCACCTGCGCGCCCGCCCGAAGTCGGCCCCGTAG
- a CDS encoding NAD(P)/FAD-dependent oxidoreductase, which translates to MVGGMEVVDVTERAERAGIAEEAGTAAWAEGREAADEPAESYEAVVVGGGAAGLTGALMLARSRRSVAVIDAGAPRNAPADGVHGLLGREGMPPGELLARGRAEVRGYGGHVVPGEVTGVAREPAAGTGDGGPGEGEGGFVVTLADGRSVRARRLLVTTGLVDELPPVPGVRERWGRDVLHCPYCHGWEVRDQAIGVLATGPMALHQALLFRQLSADVTYFAHTTEPPAGEDAEQLDALGVRVVTGEVAGLEIAADRLTGVRLADGTVVPRQALAVAPRMVARSGLLTALGLTPVAHPSGMGETIPADATGRTDVPGVWVAGNVTDMTAQVHAASSAGAMAGAQINADLVAEDTRRAVAARRVGV; encoded by the coding sequence ATCGTCGGCGGCATGGAGGTGGTCGACGTGACCGAAAGGGCCGAGAGGGCCGGGATCGCCGAAGAGGCCGGGACCGCCGCGTGGGCGGAGGGCCGCGAGGCGGCCGACGAGCCGGCGGAGAGCTACGAGGCCGTGGTGGTCGGCGGCGGCGCGGCCGGGCTGACCGGTGCGCTGATGCTGGCCCGCTCCCGCCGCTCCGTGGCGGTGATCGATGCGGGCGCCCCGCGCAACGCCCCGGCGGACGGCGTACACGGGCTGCTGGGCCGCGAGGGCATGCCCCCGGGCGAGCTGCTGGCGCGCGGCCGGGCGGAGGTGCGCGGCTACGGGGGCCACGTGGTGCCCGGCGAGGTCACCGGGGTGGCCCGGGAGCCCGCGGCCGGCACCGGCGACGGCGGGCCCGGGGAGGGGGAGGGCGGGTTCGTGGTCACCCTCGCCGACGGCAGGTCCGTACGCGCCCGGCGGCTCCTTGTCACCACCGGCCTCGTCGACGAGCTGCCCCCCGTCCCCGGCGTGCGCGAGCGCTGGGGCCGGGACGTACTGCACTGCCCGTACTGCCACGGCTGGGAGGTCCGCGACCAGGCCATCGGCGTGCTGGCGACCGGGCCGATGGCGCTGCACCAGGCGCTGCTGTTCCGGCAGTTGAGCGCCGACGTCACGTACTTCGCGCACACCACCGAGCCCCCGGCGGGCGAGGACGCCGAGCAGTTGGACGCCCTCGGCGTGCGCGTCGTCACCGGCGAGGTCGCCGGCCTGGAGATCGCCGCCGACCGGCTCACCGGCGTACGCCTCGCGGACGGCACCGTCGTCCCCCGCCAGGCGCTCGCGGTGGCCCCGCGCATGGTGGCCCGCAGCGGGCTCCTGACCGCCCTCGGCCTCACCCCCGTCGCCCACCCGTCCGGCATGGGCGAGACCATCCCCGCCGACGCCACCGGCCGCACCGACGTACCGGGGGTGTGGGTCGCGGGCAACGTCACCGACATGACCGCCCAGGTCCACGCCGCGTCGTCGGCCGGCGCCATGGCCGGCGCGCAGATCAACGCGGACCTCGTCGCCGAGGACACCCGCCGGGCGGTCGCCGCCCGCCGGGTCGGCGTGTGA
- a CDS encoding class I SAM-dependent methyltransferase — MTNATEEFGEAYWEEKYRARDAIWSGRPNTQLVAELAELPPGTALEAGCGEGADAIWLAERGWRVTAVDISATALDRARAHAEARGAEVAGRITWVRADLTDSTPDGAPFDLVTTHYVHTTASRQALFGRLAAMVVPGGTLLVVGHHETDPRAADIAEAHPGVHFTAEDVAADLATDSWDIAVAEVRTRRAPEGHEPHGPDQPAEHHDAVLRARRR; from the coding sequence ATGACGAACGCGACGGAAGAGTTCGGCGAGGCGTACTGGGAAGAGAAGTACCGCGCCCGCGACGCGATCTGGAGCGGCCGCCCCAACACCCAGCTCGTGGCCGAACTCGCCGAGCTGCCGCCCGGCACCGCCCTGGAGGCCGGCTGCGGCGAGGGCGCCGACGCCATCTGGCTCGCCGAGCGCGGCTGGCGGGTGACGGCGGTGGACATTTCCGCCACCGCGCTGGACCGGGCCCGCGCCCACGCCGAGGCGCGCGGCGCGGAGGTCGCGGGACGTATCACGTGGGTACGGGCCGACCTGACCGACTCCACCCCTGACGGTGCCCCCTTCGACCTGGTCACCACCCACTACGTCCACACCACCGCCTCCCGCCAGGCGCTCTTCGGCCGCCTCGCGGCGATGGTGGTCCCCGGCGGCACCCTGCTGGTCGTCGGCCACCACGAGACGGACCCCCGGGCCGCGGACATCGCCGAGGCCCACCCGGGCGTGCACTTCACCGCGGAGGACGTGGCGGCGGACCTGGCCACCGATTCCTGGGACATCGCCGTGGCGGAGGTCCGCACCCGCCGGGCCCCCGAAGGCCACGAACCCCACGGCCCCGACCAGCCGGCGGAACACCACGACGCGGTGCTGCGCGCACGGCGGCGCTGA